In Sulfuricurvum sp., the sequence CTTTCACCCCATTTAAAAGAGTGTGATCCAAAAGAGTTGGTCCATAAAGCCAAAGAGCTATTGTTCCTCAATGATGAAACCATAGAAGCCACCTATGACGGAAATTCTATTTATGCCGATTGCGATGTTTTTGTAACCGTATTTAAAAATTTGATCGATAATGCGGTTAAATACAGCAATGAGGGAAAAGTTCGCATTCTCCAGAACAACACCCGTATTTTCTTTTATAATAAAGGTGAACCTTGGCCTTCGGAATGTACCTTAAAATCGATCAGTGAACCGTTCTTTCATCACAATGAAAATCCAAATAGTTTTGGACTTGGTCTCTATATTGTCAAATCCATTCTTGATGCCCATAATTTTACTCTCGATTACCGGTACGAATCAGGATATCACTGCTTTATCCTAGAGTGCCGGAACCCGCTTTTAATGAACGATTGAGTCGGATCTCAAAACACGCCCCCAGGTTCGAATTATAAACGCTGAGTTTTCCTAAAAAGTGTTTTTCAATAATTGTTTTAGCCATATAAAGCCCGATTCCTGTCCCTTGCGACTCAAATTTCGTTGTAAAATAGGGATCGAAAATTTTATCTATAATCTTATTCGGTATGCCCCCGCCTGTATCCTCTACACTAATCGTGCAATATTTCTCATCATTCTGGCAGCGAATATAAATAACCCTTTTATCTCCCCGATGCTGTTCAATCGCTTCACGGGCATTATTGATGAGATTGATAAGTACCTGTTTTAACTCGTTCGGATACACGAGAACTTCTGTATCAGGGTCAATGTCTCTCTCAATAGTAATTTTTTTACGGACTAATAATGGCCCAAGCAATGCTTCAACATCACTAATCAACGTGTTGATATTGACCGAGATTTGGTCTCTGTCATGTTTGAAAAAATTACGGAAATCATCGATAGTCTGAGACATATATTCGATTTGTGCCTCGGCGATCTCAATCACTTTTGCTGCCTCTTGGGATCCTCCTATAGAACAGCTAAGATTCAATCGCGTCATGGAGAGACCCAAAATATTCAGAGGCTGCCGCCACTGGTGTGCAATGGATTCAAGCATCGAACCGATTTCAGCCATTTTAGCTTGCTGCATTAACAGTTTTTCCTGCTTACGATTTTTTTCAACCGCCTTTTCAATCTCCTCTTGAAGCCGCTGATTGAAGGTTTCCAACTCATCGGTCCGTTGACGTACCAGTACATCAAGGCGACGGTTTTTATACGCGATCACAATAAACAAGACCCCCATAAAACCGGCAATCCCCCAAACCAGACTGTAATTGATCGGTTCATTTTTCTCCATTACGAGCCAGCTGCCATGAATCGCCTGATATTCTGACTGGGTAATAGAAGCCAATACTTTGTCTGAAATAGAAGCCAACATCCCCCAGTCATTGCGAAAAGCAAAAGCAAGTTCATATCGGTACGGTGTTTCTCCGACTACCTTTAGACGCTTAAGATTATAATGTTCTATCAAATAACTGACAGTACCAAGCCCTTCAACACATGCGTAGGCTTCACCTGAAGCCACTTTTTTGAGTGCCTCCAATGAACTATCCGCCAACACCGGTATGATTTTCGGATAGTACTTTCGTAAAATTTCTTCACTCGCATACGATCGTACTACCGCTACTTTTTTTCCGTTTAGATCATTTAAATCATTCACATATCCGACACCTGAATCCGCTACGATAACCATCGACTGTTTTAAATACGAACGGCTAAATACGAGATTTTCCTGTCGCTTTTCGGTAATAGCGGCACAGGAGAGCATATCAAGGTCTTTATTTTGGACGGCACGTAATGAGTCGCTCCAGAGTCTACGGCTGTAATCAACCTCAAAATGAATTCCCAATCGCTTTTCAAGTAAACTCAAATAAGAGGCGCTGATCCCTATATGCCTCCCTTTTTCATCGATTGATTCTACCGGAGGCCAATTTTGATCAACCCCGACACGCACTACCGGATGGGCTTTCAGCCACGCTTTCTCTTTTGCGGTTAAATTCAGCGTACTGTGTTTGTAGATTAACGGATCAAAAGAAGGGATGGACGGAACCACACCCATCAGACGATATCCCTGTGCAATCATTTCCAGACGTATCGGTTCGATCGAACCGAACGCGGTATTCGGACGAAATGCGAGCTCTTTAAGGACTCTTCCTTCGTAGATCAATGCATCAAGCGATTTATGTTGAGGATTATAGTTACGGTAAATCAGCTCAGCAGTCTCTTCGATATGATCAAATGCCCAAAGCCATCCTCGCATTGAAGCATCATAAAAAGCTTCTGCCCTTTGCGGATGTTCGAGTGTTTCTTTTTTAGTGGTGAATAAAATATCGCTGTAAAAATCAAATCCGTAATCTTTAGGGTGGATGGCATGGGTCTCTATCCCGGCTTTTTGGAGGATATAAGGCTCATTTGAGAGATATGCGACCATGGCATCGGTATCACGGCGTGCCAACGACATTGGGTCATACGAATGTTTTTGCACATACAGATCTGTCGTACGCAAACCGACACTGCGGAGCATTGCCTGCATTTCCGCACCCTCCACCGTATCGCCCGTCAACATGACACGCTTATTTTTCAGATCTTGCGCTTTGGTTATATTGGAATCTTTTCGGGTGAGCAACATCATAGGAGAAGATTGAAATACTGCCGCCATCAATACCAGCGGGGCACCGTTGATGTAATCCACAATCAACGATGAACGCCCCACCCCGTATTGCGCTTTCCCTTTCATCACTGCATCAAAAGGATCTTGTCGATTTTGCGCATCCAAAATGGTAACGTCCAACCCGGCGTCCGAGTAATACCCATTTTCTTTGGCCACATAATATCCCGCAAACTGAAATTGGTTCAGCCAGGACAGTTGTAATGTCACCGATTCTCTCGACCATGCGACACTCATAAAAAAGAGTAATAAAAGTAGCAGCTTTTTCATGGCTAAGAGTGTATCCAAAGAATTATATTTTCATACTTAGAAGCAATTATGCTCCATTTAGATAAAATCGCGACACTATTTATTACGCAAGGTCTCTGTTATGTCGGTCAAACAAACGCTTCTAGAAACACTCACCCACCGTCCTCTCATCATCGACGGTGCGATGGGAACCCAGCTTCAAGAGCGTACCGACAAAATTCCCGAGAGTGCATGGGAAGGGCTGGAGGGGTGTAACGAACTTCTCAACGTTACCTGCCCCGAAGTTATGAGCGATATTTTTCATGCTTACCTCACCGCCGGAGCCGACCTCATCACGACCAATACCTTCGGCGCTTTTAGCTGGGTACTTGATGAATACGGGATCGGCCATCGCGCCTACGAGCTCTCTCGCGCCGGTGCCGCTGTATGTAAAGCCGAATGCGATAAGTTTTCGACCCCGCAACATCCCCGTTTTGTCCTCGGTTCCATCGGACCGGGAACGAAGCTCCCCTCTCTCGGGCATATCCATTATGACGAGATGTACGCGGGGTATTTAGAGTGCTGTCTGGGTCTTATCGACGGCGGATGCGATATTTTCCTCCTCGAAACCTGTCAAGACCCGCTTCAAATCAAAGCGGCACTCCATGCCTGCGAAGCCGCGAATAAAGAGCGCGGTACTTCATTGCCTATCATGGTCTCCGTGACTATCGAACTAGCCGGAAGTATGCTTATCGGAACCGATGCGCAAACGATTGCAACGATTTTGGAGCCGTTTGACATTATCAGTCTGGGATTCAACTGCGGTACTGGACCGGAACAGTACGGCAAACATGTCAGAACCCTCTCAGAGGTATGGGGAAAACCGATATCGGTTCATGCCAATGCGGGACTCCCTCAAAACAGAGGCGGCTATTCATACTATCCGATGGGACCCGATGAGTTTGCCCAGCTGCAATGTGACTTTTTAAATTACGACGGTGTCAGCTTCCTCGGCGGATGCTGCGGAACCACTCCTCAGCATATTCGCGCACTCGTCAATAAAGTCTCTACGATTGCCCCTAAAAAACCCAGCGGAACAACACCTCCTTCTATCGCATCGCTGTTCAATACGGTTGAGCTTATCCAAACCCCTGCCCCGCTGCTCATCGGAGAGCGTTCCAACTCGACAGGCTCCAAAGCGTTTCGCGAACTGATCATTGCAAGCGACTACGAGGGGACACTCAGTGTCGGTCAGGCACAAGTACGCGACGGTGCCCATTGTCTGGACGTCAACGTCGAGTTTGCCGGACGTGACGGTGCGGTGGATATGGCACA encodes:
- a CDS encoding ABC transporter substrate-binding protein, producing MKKLLLLLLFFMSVAWSRESVTLQLSWLNQFQFAGYYVAKENGYYSDAGLDVTILDAQNRQDPFDAVMKGKAQYGVGRSSLIVDYINGAPLVLMAAVFQSSPMMLLTRKDSNITKAQDLKNKRVMLTGDTVEGAEMQAMLRSVGLRTTDLYVQKHSYDPMSLARRDTDAMVAYLSNEPYILQKAGIETHAIHPKDYGFDFYSDILFTTKKETLEHPQRAEAFYDASMRGWLWAFDHIEETAELIYRNYNPQHKSLDALIYEGRVLKELAFRPNTAFGSIEPIRLEMIAQGYRLMGVVPSIPSFDPLIYKHSTLNLTAKEKAWLKAHPVVRVGVDQNWPPVESIDEKGRHIGISASYLSLLEKRLGIHFEVDYSRRLWSDSLRAVQNKDLDMLSCAAITEKRQENLVFSRSYLKQSMVIVADSGVGYVNDLNDLNGKKVAVVRSYASEEILRKYYPKIIPVLADSSLEALKKVASGEAYACVEGLGTVSYLIEHYNLKRLKVVGETPYRYELAFAFRNDWGMLASISDKVLASITQSEYQAIHGSWLVMEKNEPINYSLVWGIAGFMGVLFIVIAYKNRRLDVLVRQRTDELETFNQRLQEEIEKAVEKNRKQEKLLMQQAKMAEIGSMLESIAHQWRQPLNILGLSMTRLNLSCSIGGSQEAAKVIEIAEAQIEYMSQTIDDFRNFFKHDRDQISVNINTLISDVEALLGPLLVRKKITIERDIDPDTEVLVYPNELKQVLINLINNAREAIEQHRGDKRVIYIRCQNDEKYCTISVEDTGGGIPNKIIDKIFDPYFTTKFESQGTGIGLYMAKTIIEKHFLGKLSVYNSNLGACFEIRLNRSLKAGSGTLG